The proteins below are encoded in one region of uncultured Eubacteriales bacterium:
- a CDS encoding putative ATP:cob(I)alamin adenosyltransferase (Evidence 3 : Function proposed based on presence of conserved amino acid motif, structural feature or limited homology), whose amino-acid sequence MTRVHLPKEGVERVKAITEDILRHELRNTQPDTYYIPEGKLLTPAAREYLQQRKIKIGREGEPTAEPKVVATEVPPMPQVAVSAPEGPRPKFVDFETGAYYMEKPEHMTHLYGNVLVVKNHPRILFRGKLDSLQAMVVLAQATIAEGGNQKLVDDLGNILGILREMMRCDVLDEAFRNEAIIGLTHAELRERSHDPKKFYGIQQMVLPDYTMGKDYALLNQLRTAIRETEVAAAEAFREGTKYTREDIIEELNRLSSALHIMMCMYLAGQYR is encoded by the coding sequence ACACTCAGCCAGACACCTATTACATACCGGAGGGCAAACTATTGACCCCCGCGGCCCGGGAGTATCTTCAGCAGCGCAAGATCAAGATCGGCAGGGAGGGGGAGCCTACGGCGGAACCCAAGGTGGTTGCCACCGAGGTGCCCCCCATGCCCCAGGTCGCGGTCAGCGCACCGGAGGGGCCCAGGCCCAAGTTTGTGGACTTTGAGACCGGAGCCTACTACATGGAGAAGCCCGAGCACATGACCCATCTCTACGGAAACGTGCTGGTGGTGAAGAACCACCCCCGCATCCTGTTCCGTGGAAAGCTGGATTCTCTCCAGGCGATGGTGGTGCTGGCTCAGGCCACCATTGCCGAGGGCGGCAACCAAAAGCTGGTGGATGACCTGGGCAACATCCTAGGCATCCTCCGGGAGATGATGCGCTGCGACGTGCTGGACGAGGCGTTCCGCAACGAGGCCATCATCGGCCTGACCCACGCCGAGCTGCGGGAGCGGTCCCACGACCCGAAGAAATTCTACGGCATCCAGCAGATGGTCCTGCCCGACTACACCATGGGCAAGGACTATGCCCTGCTCAACCAGCTGCGCACCGCCATCCGGGAAACCGAGGTGGCCGCGGCCGAGGCCTTCCGGGAGGGCACCAAGTATACCCGGGAGGATATCATCGAAGAGCTCAACCGCCTGTCCAGCGCGCTGCACATCATGATGTGCATGTACCTGGCGGGCCAGTACCGCTGA
- the pduL gene encoding Phosphate propanoyltransferase produces the protein MEKIVSAVMDAVHKAGLVEVEVSARHVHLTDADVETLFGPGAKLEPKRPLSQPGQFLSEQRVTLVGPKGRKERTAVLGPVRGATQVELSKSDCVDLGVNAPLRESGDVKGSAPITIEGPCGSLHLEEGAIVAHNHIHVTAPDSVMLDLHDKQRVSVAVMTERPVVFHDVIIRVSTEYSCKMHIDFDEANAAMVSGFTLGKIIRK, from the coding sequence ATGGAAAAGATCGTATCTGCCGTCATGGACGCAGTCCACAAGGCTGGACTGGTCGAGGTGGAGGTCTCCGCCCGGCACGTCCACCTGACCGACGCCGACGTGGAGACGCTCTTCGGGCCCGGCGCCAAACTGGAGCCCAAGCGGCCCCTGTCCCAGCCCGGGCAGTTTTTGTCCGAGCAGCGGGTAACTTTGGTGGGCCCCAAAGGCCGCAAAGAGCGCACCGCCGTGCTGGGTCCCGTCCGGGGCGCGACGCAGGTGGAGCTCTCTAAGAGCGACTGCGTGGATCTCGGCGTCAACGCCCCCCTGCGAGAGTCCGGCGACGTGAAGGGATCTGCCCCCATCACCATCGAAGGGCCCTGCGGCTCTCTTCATTTGGAGGAGGGGGCCATCGTCGCCCACAACCACATCCATGTGACCGCGCCCGACTCCGTTATGCTTGACCTGCACGACAAGCAGCGGGTCTCCGTAGCGGTCATGACCGAGCGGCCTGTCGTTTTCCACGACGTGATTATCCGGGTCAGCACCGAGTACAGCTGCAAAATGCACATCGACTTCGACGAGGCCAATGCCGCCATGGTGAGCGGCTTTACCCTGGGCAAGATTATTAGAAAATAA